From the genome of Cynocephalus volans isolate mCynVol1 chromosome 14, mCynVol1.pri, whole genome shotgun sequence, one region includes:
- the POMC gene encoding pro-opiomelanocortin produces MPRSCYSRSGALLLALLLQASMEVRGWCLESSQCQDLTTESNLLECLRACKSALCADAPVLPGNGDEQPPTESARKYVTGHFRLDRLARRDGSSAGPQRQEEAAAGDGQAPLPVGGPGSRGEGAEPGPREGKRSYSMEHFRWGKPVGKKRRPVKVYPNGAEEDSAEAFPLEFKRERPEAAPGPDRLAEGAAARPDLEYGLVAEVEKKDEGPYRMEHFRWGSPPKDKRYGGFMTSEKSQTPLLTLFKNAIVKNAHKKGQ; encoded by the exons ATGCCGAGATCGTGCTACAGCCGCTCAGGGGCCCTGTTGCTGGCCTTGCTGCTTCAGGCCTCcatggaagtgcgtggctggtgCCTGGAGAGCAGCCAGTGTCAGGACCTCACCACGGAAAGCAACCTGCTG GAGTGCCTGCGGGCCTGCAAGTCCGCCCTGTGTGCCGACGCGCCCGTACTCCCGGGCAACGGCGACGAGCAGCCGCCGACCGAGAGCGCCCGGAAATACGTCACGGGCCACTTCCGCCTGGACCGTCTCGCCCGCCGCGACGGCAGCAGCGCGGGGCCGCAGCGCCAGGAGGAGGCCGCGGCGGGCGACGGCCAAGCCCCGCTGCCCGTCGGCGGCCCCGGGTCCCGCGGTGAGGGCGCCGAGCCGGGCCCGCGCGAGGGCAAGCGCTCCTACTCCATGGAGCACTTCCGCTGGGGCAAGCCGGTGGGCAAGAAGCGGCGCCCGGTGAAGGTGTACCCCAACGGCGCCGAGGAGGACTCGGCCGAGGCCTTCCCCCTCGAGTTCAAGAGGGAGCGGCCCGAGGCGGCGCCTGGCCCCGACCGCCTGGCCGAGGGCGCGGCGGCGCGGCCCGACCTGGAGTACGGGCTGGTGGCCGAGGTCGAGAAGAAGGACGAGGGGCCCTATCGCATGGAGCACTTCCGCTGGGGCAGCCCGCCCAAGGACAAGCGCTACGGCGGCTTCATGACCTCCGAGAAGAGCCAGACGCCCCTGCTGACGCTGTTCAAAAACGCCATCGTCAAGAACGCCCACAAGAAGGGCCAGTGA